One Carassius carassius chromosome 28, fCarCar2.1, whole genome shotgun sequence genomic window carries:
- the LOC132107959 gene encoding clustered mitochondria protein homolog isoform X1 translates to MVSKTDDIPASVPSCSPVDLPREGETANGKDTSETALKDPCACGHRGDTAVMNGDAGHDQAEEADSKQDGNADADPAEDANEQEVIVIQDTGFTVKIQAPGTEPFDLQVSPQEMVQEIHQVLMDREDTCHRTCFSLQLDGNVLDNFAELKSIEGLQEGSLLKVVEEPYTVREARIHVRHIRDLLKSLDPSDAYNGVDCNSLSFLSVFTDGDLGDTGNRKKKGNELEQIDCTPPEHILPGSKERPVVPLQPQNKDWKPMQCLKVLTMSGWNPPPGNRKMHGDLMYLYIVTVEDRHISITASTRGFYLNQSTTYVFNPKPANPSFLSHSLVELLSQISAAFKKNFTALQKKRVQRHPFERIATPFQVYSWTAPQIDHAMDCVRAEDAYTSRLGYEEHIPGQTRDWNEELQTTRELSRKNLPERLLRERAIFKVQSDFAAAATRGAMAVIDGNVMAINPGEETRMQMFIWNNIFFSLGFDVRDHYRELGGDAAAHAAPTNDLNGVRAYSAVDVEGLYTLGTVVVDYRGYRVTAQSIIPGILEREQEQSVIYGSIDFGKTVVSHPKYLELLEKTSRPLKVQHHAVLNEKDTAVELCSSVECKGIIGNDGRHYILDLLRTFPPDLNYLPVEGEELAPESQKLGFPRQHRHRLACLRQELIEAFVEHRYLLFMKMAALQLMQQKANKDKTAALHDTSPADAESESKPQALDVSEKVPDGTPTSPTSSESTLTPDDLEATTVSENSAPENQEAPAELKSEVPTANTNGTHEPSAAERQNGGCDSLLEGKEADENIPELAQAKELAESLAAEDGSGIDPKSREVVLNACKAVGSISNTSFDIRFNPDIFSPGVRFPEDSTEDIQKQKQLLKDAAAFLVSCQVPSFVKDCLDHSSLPMDGATMTEGLHQRGINMRYLGAVLEFVDNMPAKAQLEHIYRIGISELITRCAKHIFKTYLQGVELSALSAAVSHFLNCLLSSYPDAMAHLPADELVSRRKSRKRRNRVPGGGDNTAWASLTPGELWKNITSEAQSYYHFNLQCESVDQAVEKYGLQKITLLREISIKTGIQILIKEYNFDSRHKPAFTEEDILNIFPVVKHVNPKASDAFHFFQSGQAKVQQGFLKEGCELINEALNLFNNVYGAMHVEICACLRLLARLNYIMGDHPEALSNQQKAVLMSERVLGIEHPNTIQEYMHLALYCFANGQLSTALKLLYRARYLMLVVCGEDHPEMALLDSNIGLVLHGVMEYDLSLRFLENALTINSKYHGPRSLKVALSHHLVARVYESKAEFRSALQHEKEGYTIYKNQVGEAHEKTKESSEYLKYLTQQAVALQRTMNEIYKNGSNASIMPLKFTAPSMASVLEQLNIINGIIFIPLSQKDLENLKAEVQRRQLMQDSGKIEEPQGGQLELDDKLPVDD, encoded by the exons ATGGTTAGCAAAACGGATGACATCCCAGCATCAGTGCCCAGCTGCAGCCCCGTAGATCTTCCCCGGGAAGGCGAGACAGCAAACGGGAAAGACACCAGCGAGACAGCCTTGAAGGATCCGTGCGCCTGCG GGCACCGTGGTGACACCGCAGTGATGAACGGGGACGCCGGTCATGATCAGGCCGAGGAGGCTGACTCCAAGCAGGACGGCAATGCTGATGCAGACCCTGCGGAGGATGCCAATGAACAGGAAGTGATTGTAATTCAAGACACTGGCTTCACTGTGAAGATCCAAGCACCGGGAACTGAACCCTTTGACCTTCAG gtatCACCACAAGAGATGGTGCAAGAGATCCACCAAGTTCTGATGGACCGGGAGGACACCTGTCACCGCACCTGCTTCTCCTTGCAGCTTGATGGCAACGTACTCGACAACTTTGCTGAGCTCAAGTCCATTGAAGGCCTGCAGGAAGGCTCCCTTCTCAAAGTGGTCGAAG AGCCCTACACAGTGCGTGAAGCTCGCATACACGTCCGTCACATCAGAGACCTGCTGAAGAGCCTGGATCCATCAGACGCTTATAATGGAGTGGACTGCAACTCCCTCTCGTTCCTCAGTGTCTTCACAGATGGAGACCTTGGAG ATACTGGGAACCGCAAAAAGAAGGGAAATGAACTTGAGCAGATTGATTGTACACCGCCTGAACACATTCTGCCAGGCAGCAAAGAGCGTCCTGTAGTTCCCCTTCAGCCACAGAACAAAGACTGGAAG CCTATGCAGTGCCTGAAGGTCTTGACCATGAGTGGCTGGAACCCTCCACCCGGCAACAGGAAGATGCACGGAGACCTCATGTATTTGTACATTGTGACTGTTGAGGACAGACACATCAGCATCACTGCTTCCACCCGCGGATTCTACCTCAATCA GTCCACTACTTACGTCTTCAATCCCAAGCCAGCCAACCCCAGCTTCCTCAGCCACTCTCTAGTGGAGCTGCTGAGCCAGATCAGCGCCGCCTTCAAGAAGAACTTCACCGCTCTGCAAAAGAAGAG GGTTCAAAGACATCCGTTTGAGAGGATAGCCACTCCTTTCCAAGTGTACAGCTGGACTGCACCACAGATTGATCATGCCATGGACTGTGTGAGAGCAGAGGATGCCTACACCTCCCGTCTGGGATACGAGGAGCATATACCTGGCCAA ACTAGAGACTGGAACGAGGAGCTCCAGACGACCAGAGAACTTTCTCGTAAGAACCTCCCTGAGCGCCTGCTGAGAGAAAGAGCCATATTCAAG GTTCAAAGCGACTTTGCCGCTGCAGCGACACGTGGTGCAATGGCTGTGATCGATGGTAATGTAATGGCGATCAACCCTGGAGAGGAAACGCGCATGCAGATGTTCATCTGGAACAACATCTTCTTCAGCTTGGGTTTTGACGTACGTGACCACTACAGGGAGCTCGGCGGGGATGCTGCCGCCCATGCTGCCCCCACCAATGATCTGAACGGGGTGAGGGCATACAGTGCTGTGGACGTGGAGGGGCTCTACACCCTGGGTACGGTGGTGGTGGACTACAGAGGTTACCGTGTAACCGCACAGTCCATCATTCCTGGCATCTTGGAGCGCGAACAGGAGCAGAGCGTCATCTATGGCTCCATTGACTTCGGCAAGACCGTAGTGTCCCACCCCAAGTATCTAGAGCTTCTGGAGAAGACCAGCCGCCCGCTGAAGGTGCAGCACCACGCTGTGCTCAACGAGAAAGACACCGCTGTAGAGCTTTGCTCCTCTGTGGAGTGTAAGGGTATCATTGGCAACGATGGCCGTCATTACATCTTGGACCTTTTGCGCACCTTCCCACCTGACCTGAACTACCTGCCAGTGGAGGGTGAAGAGCTCGCGCCCGAGAGCCAGAAACTGGGGTTCCCCCGCCAGCATCGCCATCGCCTGGCTTGCTTGCGTCAGGAGCTCATCGAGGCCTTTGTAGAGCACAG ATATCTCCTCTTCATGAAGATGGCGGCACTCCAGCTAATGCAGCAGAAAGCAAACAAAGACAAGACTGCAGCCCTGCATGACACGAGCCCTGCAGATGCGGAGtctgaaagcaaacctcaggctcttgatgtatctgaaaaggTTCCCGACGGCACGCCAACCTCCCCAACTTCCTCTGAATCCACTCTGACCCCTGATGACTTGGAGGCAACAACTGTGTCTGAGAACTCTGCTCCTGAAAACCAGGAAGCCCCAGCAGAACTGAAATCTGAGGTTCCTACAGCAAACACCAATGGTACTCATGAGCCTTCAGCTGCAGAGAGGCAGAATGGAGGGTGTGATAGTCTCTTGGAGGGTAAGGAAGCTGATGAAAATATTCCTGAACTTGCCCAAGCTAAAGAGCTGGCTGAGTCCTTAGCAGCAGAAGATGGATCCGGTATTG ACCCCAAAAGTCGCGAGGTGGTCCTCAACGCCTGTAAAGCCGTGGGCTCCATCAGCAACACCTCTTTCGACATCCGCTTCAACCCAGATATCTTCTCTCCAG GCGTACGCTTCCCTGAAGACAGCACTGAGGACATCCAGAAACAGAAGCAGCTTCTTAAAGATGCTGCAGCCTTCCTAGTGTCCTGCCAGGTCCCTTCTTTT GTAAAAGACTGTTTAGATCACAGCTCTTTGCCTATGGATGGAGCGACAATGACCGAAGGCCTTCATCAACGTGGCATTAATATGCGTTATCTTGGTGCTGTGCTGGAGTTTGTGGACAACATGCCTGCAAAAGCACAACTTGAACACATCTAC AGAATAGGAATCAGTGAACTGATCACCAGATGTGCAAAGCATATCTTCAAAACATATCTTCAG GGTGTGGAGCTCTCTGCTTTATCCGCTGCGGTGAGCCACTTCCTGAACTGCCTCTTGAGCTCTTACCCAGATGCCATGGCTCATCTCCCTGCGGATGAGCTGGTGTCCCGCAGAAAGAGCCGTAAGAGACGTAACCGGGTCCCTGGTGGAGGGGACAACACTGCATGGGCCAGTTTGACCCCAGGCGAGCTGTGGAAGAACATTACCTCTGAGGCACAGAGCTACTATCACTTCAATCTGCAGTG TGAAAGTGTGGACCAAGCAGTGGAGAAGTACGGCTTGCAGAAGATCACCCTGCTTCGGGAGATATCAATCAAGACTGGCATTCAG ATCTTGATAAAGGAGTACAACTTTGACAGCCGCCACAAGCCGGCCTTCACCGAGGAGGACATCCTGAACATCTTCCCCGTTGTGAAGCACGTCAACCCCAAAGCCTCTGATGCCTTCCATTTCTTCCAAAGCGGGCAGGCCAAGGTTCAGCAAG GCTTTCTAAAGGAGGGCTGTGAGCTCATCAATGAGGCCTTGAACCTTTTCAACAATGTCTATGGAGCCATGCACGTGGAGATCTGTGCCTGTCTGCGCCTTCTGGCCCGACTCAACTACATCATGGGTGATCATCCTGAG GCTCTGAGCAATCAGCAGAAGGCTGTCCTGATGAGTGAGAGAGTGCTGGGTATTGAACACCCCAACACTATTCAAGAATAT ATGCATTTAGCTCTGTACTGCTTCGCCAATGGCCAGCTGTCCACTGCTCTGAAGCTGCTGTACCGCGCTCGCTACCTCATGCTCGTGGTGTGTGGGGAGGACCATCCTGAAATGGCTCTGCTCGAT AGCAATATTGGCCTGGTGCTTCATGGTGTGATGGAGTATGACCTGTCTCTGCGTTTCCTGGAGAACGCCTTGACCATCAATTCCAAATACCATGGGCCACGATCCCTGAAAGTAGCTCTCAG TCATCACTTGGTGGCCAGAGTTTATGAAAGCAAGGCTGAGTTCCGCTCTGCACTGCAGCACGAGAAGGAGGGTTACACCATATACAAGAACCAG GTTGGAGAAGCTCATGAGAAGACGAAGGAGAGCTCCGAGTACCTGAAGTACCTCACGCAGCAGGCTGTGGCTCTACAGAGAACCATGAATGAGATTTACAAGAACGGTTCTAACGCTAGCATAATGCCTCTCAAG TTTACGGCACCAAGCATGGCCAGTGTTCTGGAACAGCTTAATATCATCAATGGCATTATCtttattcccctcag CCAAAAGGACCTGGAGAATCTGAAGGCCGAGGTGCAGAGACGGCAGCTGATGCAGGATTCTGGGAAAATCGAGGAACCGCAGGGTGGTCAGTTAGAGCTGGATGACAAGCTGCCTGTGGATGATTAA
- the LOC132107959 gene encoding clustered mitochondria protein homolog isoform X2 codes for MVSKTDDIPASVPSCSPVDLPREGETANGKDTSETALKDPCACGHRGDTAVMNGDAGHDQAEEADSKQDGNADADPAEDANEQEVIVIQDTGFTVKIQAPGTEPFDLQVSPQEMVQEIHQVLMDREDTCHRTCFSLQLDGNVLDNFAELKSIEGLQEGSLLKVVEEPYTVREARIHVRHIRDLLKSLDPSDAYNGVDCNSLSFLSVFTDGDLGDTGNRKKKGNELEQIDCTPPEHILPGSKERPVVPLQPQNKDWKPMQCLKVLTMSGWNPPPGNRKMHGDLMYLYIVTVEDRHISITASTRGFYLNQSTTYVFNPKPANPSFLSHSLVELLSQISAAFKKNFTALQKKRVQRHPFERIATPFQVYSWTAPQIDHAMDCVRAEDAYTSRLGYEEHIPGQTRDWNEELQTTRELSRKNLPERLLRERAIFKVQSDFAAAATRGAMAVIDGNVMAINPGEETRMQMFIWNNIFFSLGFDVRDHYRELGGDAAAHAAPTNDLNGVRAYSAVDVEGLYTLGTVVVDYRGYRVTAQSIIPGILEREQEQSVIYGSIDFGKTVVSHPKYLELLEKTSRPLKVQHHAVLNEKDTAVELCSSVECKGIIGNDGRHYILDLLRTFPPDLNYLPVEGEELAPESQKLGFPRQHRHRLACLRQELIEAFVEHRYLLFMKMAALQLMQQKANKDKTAALHDTSPADAESESKPQALDVSEKVPDGTPTSPTSSESTLTPDDLEATTVSENSAPENQEAPAELKSEVPTANTNGTHEPSAAERQNGGCDSLLEDPKSREVVLNACKAVGSISNTSFDIRFNPDIFSPGVRFPEDSTEDIQKQKQLLKDAAAFLVSCQVPSFVKDCLDHSSLPMDGATMTEGLHQRGINMRYLGAVLEFVDNMPAKAQLEHIYRIGISELITRCAKHIFKTYLQGVELSALSAAVSHFLNCLLSSYPDAMAHLPADELVSRRKSRKRRNRVPGGGDNTAWASLTPGELWKNITSEAQSYYHFNLQCESVDQAVEKYGLQKITLLREISIKTGIQILIKEYNFDSRHKPAFTEEDILNIFPVVKHVNPKASDAFHFFQSGQAKVQQGFLKEGCELINEALNLFNNVYGAMHVEICACLRLLARLNYIMGDHPEALSNQQKAVLMSERVLGIEHPNTIQEYMHLALYCFANGQLSTALKLLYRARYLMLVVCGEDHPEMALLDSNIGLVLHGVMEYDLSLRFLENALTINSKYHGPRSLKVALSHHLVARVYESKAEFRSALQHEKEGYTIYKNQVGEAHEKTKESSEYLKYLTQQAVALQRTMNEIYKNGSNASIMPLKFTAPSMASVLEQLNIINGIIFIPLSQKDLENLKAEVQRRQLMQDSGKIEEPQGGQLELDDKLPVDD; via the exons ATGGTTAGCAAAACGGATGACATCCCAGCATCAGTGCCCAGCTGCAGCCCCGTAGATCTTCCCCGGGAAGGCGAGACAGCAAACGGGAAAGACACCAGCGAGACAGCCTTGAAGGATCCGTGCGCCTGCG GGCACCGTGGTGACACCGCAGTGATGAACGGGGACGCCGGTCATGATCAGGCCGAGGAGGCTGACTCCAAGCAGGACGGCAATGCTGATGCAGACCCTGCGGAGGATGCCAATGAACAGGAAGTGATTGTAATTCAAGACACTGGCTTCACTGTGAAGATCCAAGCACCGGGAACTGAACCCTTTGACCTTCAG gtatCACCACAAGAGATGGTGCAAGAGATCCACCAAGTTCTGATGGACCGGGAGGACACCTGTCACCGCACCTGCTTCTCCTTGCAGCTTGATGGCAACGTACTCGACAACTTTGCTGAGCTCAAGTCCATTGAAGGCCTGCAGGAAGGCTCCCTTCTCAAAGTGGTCGAAG AGCCCTACACAGTGCGTGAAGCTCGCATACACGTCCGTCACATCAGAGACCTGCTGAAGAGCCTGGATCCATCAGACGCTTATAATGGAGTGGACTGCAACTCCCTCTCGTTCCTCAGTGTCTTCACAGATGGAGACCTTGGAG ATACTGGGAACCGCAAAAAGAAGGGAAATGAACTTGAGCAGATTGATTGTACACCGCCTGAACACATTCTGCCAGGCAGCAAAGAGCGTCCTGTAGTTCCCCTTCAGCCACAGAACAAAGACTGGAAG CCTATGCAGTGCCTGAAGGTCTTGACCATGAGTGGCTGGAACCCTCCACCCGGCAACAGGAAGATGCACGGAGACCTCATGTATTTGTACATTGTGACTGTTGAGGACAGACACATCAGCATCACTGCTTCCACCCGCGGATTCTACCTCAATCA GTCCACTACTTACGTCTTCAATCCCAAGCCAGCCAACCCCAGCTTCCTCAGCCACTCTCTAGTGGAGCTGCTGAGCCAGATCAGCGCCGCCTTCAAGAAGAACTTCACCGCTCTGCAAAAGAAGAG GGTTCAAAGACATCCGTTTGAGAGGATAGCCACTCCTTTCCAAGTGTACAGCTGGACTGCACCACAGATTGATCATGCCATGGACTGTGTGAGAGCAGAGGATGCCTACACCTCCCGTCTGGGATACGAGGAGCATATACCTGGCCAA ACTAGAGACTGGAACGAGGAGCTCCAGACGACCAGAGAACTTTCTCGTAAGAACCTCCCTGAGCGCCTGCTGAGAGAAAGAGCCATATTCAAG GTTCAAAGCGACTTTGCCGCTGCAGCGACACGTGGTGCAATGGCTGTGATCGATGGTAATGTAATGGCGATCAACCCTGGAGAGGAAACGCGCATGCAGATGTTCATCTGGAACAACATCTTCTTCAGCTTGGGTTTTGACGTACGTGACCACTACAGGGAGCTCGGCGGGGATGCTGCCGCCCATGCTGCCCCCACCAATGATCTGAACGGGGTGAGGGCATACAGTGCTGTGGACGTGGAGGGGCTCTACACCCTGGGTACGGTGGTGGTGGACTACAGAGGTTACCGTGTAACCGCACAGTCCATCATTCCTGGCATCTTGGAGCGCGAACAGGAGCAGAGCGTCATCTATGGCTCCATTGACTTCGGCAAGACCGTAGTGTCCCACCCCAAGTATCTAGAGCTTCTGGAGAAGACCAGCCGCCCGCTGAAGGTGCAGCACCACGCTGTGCTCAACGAGAAAGACACCGCTGTAGAGCTTTGCTCCTCTGTGGAGTGTAAGGGTATCATTGGCAACGATGGCCGTCATTACATCTTGGACCTTTTGCGCACCTTCCCACCTGACCTGAACTACCTGCCAGTGGAGGGTGAAGAGCTCGCGCCCGAGAGCCAGAAACTGGGGTTCCCCCGCCAGCATCGCCATCGCCTGGCTTGCTTGCGTCAGGAGCTCATCGAGGCCTTTGTAGAGCACAG ATATCTCCTCTTCATGAAGATGGCGGCACTCCAGCTAATGCAGCAGAAAGCAAACAAAGACAAGACTGCAGCCCTGCATGACACGAGCCCTGCAGATGCGGAGtctgaaagcaaacctcaggctcttgatgtatctgaaaaggTTCCCGACGGCACGCCAACCTCCCCAACTTCCTCTGAATCCACTCTGACCCCTGATGACTTGGAGGCAACAACTGTGTCTGAGAACTCTGCTCCTGAAAACCAGGAAGCCCCAGCAGAACTGAAATCTGAGGTTCCTACAGCAAACACCAATGGTACTCATGAGCCTTCAGCTGCAGAGAGGCAGAATGGAGGGTGTGATAGTCTCTTGGAGG ACCCCAAAAGTCGCGAGGTGGTCCTCAACGCCTGTAAAGCCGTGGGCTCCATCAGCAACACCTCTTTCGACATCCGCTTCAACCCAGATATCTTCTCTCCAG GCGTACGCTTCCCTGAAGACAGCACTGAGGACATCCAGAAACAGAAGCAGCTTCTTAAAGATGCTGCAGCCTTCCTAGTGTCCTGCCAGGTCCCTTCTTTT GTAAAAGACTGTTTAGATCACAGCTCTTTGCCTATGGATGGAGCGACAATGACCGAAGGCCTTCATCAACGTGGCATTAATATGCGTTATCTTGGTGCTGTGCTGGAGTTTGTGGACAACATGCCTGCAAAAGCACAACTTGAACACATCTAC AGAATAGGAATCAGTGAACTGATCACCAGATGTGCAAAGCATATCTTCAAAACATATCTTCAG GGTGTGGAGCTCTCTGCTTTATCCGCTGCGGTGAGCCACTTCCTGAACTGCCTCTTGAGCTCTTACCCAGATGCCATGGCTCATCTCCCTGCGGATGAGCTGGTGTCCCGCAGAAAGAGCCGTAAGAGACGTAACCGGGTCCCTGGTGGAGGGGACAACACTGCATGGGCCAGTTTGACCCCAGGCGAGCTGTGGAAGAACATTACCTCTGAGGCACAGAGCTACTATCACTTCAATCTGCAGTG TGAAAGTGTGGACCAAGCAGTGGAGAAGTACGGCTTGCAGAAGATCACCCTGCTTCGGGAGATATCAATCAAGACTGGCATTCAG ATCTTGATAAAGGAGTACAACTTTGACAGCCGCCACAAGCCGGCCTTCACCGAGGAGGACATCCTGAACATCTTCCCCGTTGTGAAGCACGTCAACCCCAAAGCCTCTGATGCCTTCCATTTCTTCCAAAGCGGGCAGGCCAAGGTTCAGCAAG GCTTTCTAAAGGAGGGCTGTGAGCTCATCAATGAGGCCTTGAACCTTTTCAACAATGTCTATGGAGCCATGCACGTGGAGATCTGTGCCTGTCTGCGCCTTCTGGCCCGACTCAACTACATCATGGGTGATCATCCTGAG GCTCTGAGCAATCAGCAGAAGGCTGTCCTGATGAGTGAGAGAGTGCTGGGTATTGAACACCCCAACACTATTCAAGAATAT ATGCATTTAGCTCTGTACTGCTTCGCCAATGGCCAGCTGTCCACTGCTCTGAAGCTGCTGTACCGCGCTCGCTACCTCATGCTCGTGGTGTGTGGGGAGGACCATCCTGAAATGGCTCTGCTCGAT AGCAATATTGGCCTGGTGCTTCATGGTGTGATGGAGTATGACCTGTCTCTGCGTTTCCTGGAGAACGCCTTGACCATCAATTCCAAATACCATGGGCCACGATCCCTGAAAGTAGCTCTCAG TCATCACTTGGTGGCCAGAGTTTATGAAAGCAAGGCTGAGTTCCGCTCTGCACTGCAGCACGAGAAGGAGGGTTACACCATATACAAGAACCAG GTTGGAGAAGCTCATGAGAAGACGAAGGAGAGCTCCGAGTACCTGAAGTACCTCACGCAGCAGGCTGTGGCTCTACAGAGAACCATGAATGAGATTTACAAGAACGGTTCTAACGCTAGCATAATGCCTCTCAAG TTTACGGCACCAAGCATGGCCAGTGTTCTGGAACAGCTTAATATCATCAATGGCATTATCtttattcccctcag CCAAAAGGACCTGGAGAATCTGAAGGCCGAGGTGCAGAGACGGCAGCTGATGCAGGATTCTGGGAAAATCGAGGAACCGCAGGGTGGTCAGTTAGAGCTGGATGACAAGCTGCCTGTGGATGATTAA